In Chroicocephalus ridibundus chromosome 4, bChrRid1.1, whole genome shotgun sequence, one genomic interval encodes:
- the EIF3M gene encoding eukaryotic translation initiation factor 3 subunit M, which produces MSVPAFIDITEEDQAAELRAYLKSKGAEISEENAEGGLHVDLAQIIEVCDVCLKEDDKDVESVMNSVVSLLLILEPDKQEALIESLCEKLVKFREGERPSLRLQLLSNLFHGMDKNTPVRYTVYCSLLKVASSCGAIQYIPTELDQVRKWISDWNLGTEKKHTLLRLLYDVLVDCKKSDTAAKVMVELLGSYTEDNASQARVDAHRCIVRALKDPNTFLFDHLLALKPVKFLEGELIHDLLTIFVSAKLASYVKFYQNNKDFIDSLGLLHEHNMAKMRLLTFMGMAVENKEISFDTMQQELQIGADDVEAFVIDAVKTKMVYCKIDQTQRKVVVSHSTHRTFGKQQWQQLYDTLNTWKQNLNQVKNSLLSLSDT; this is translated from the exons ATGAGCGTCCCGGCGTTTATCGACATCACGGAAGAGGATCAG gctgcAGAACTTCGAGCTTACTTGAAATCCAAAGGAGCAGAAATCTCCGAAGAAAACGCTGAAGGTGGACTTCATGTGGATTTGGCACAGATTATTGAAGTTTGTGATGTGTGCCTGAAAGAGGATGACAAAG ATGTTGAGAGCGTGATGAACAGTGTAGTCTCTTTGCTTCTTATCCTGGAACCTGACAAACAAGAAGCACTGATTGAAAGCCTGTGTGAGAAGTTAGTAAAATTTCGGGAAGGAGAGCGCCCATCTCTGAGATTGCAGCT ACTGAGCAACCTCTTCCATGGTATGGATAAGAACACTCCTGTGAGATACACAGTGTACTGCAGCCTTCTTAAAGTGGCCTCATCGTGTGGTGCCATCCAGTACATTCCAACTGAACTAGATCAG GTCCGAAAATGGATTTCTGACTGGAATCTCggcacagaaaaaaagcatactCTTCTGAGACTGCTGTATGATGTCCTAGTGGACTGcaaaaaaag TGACACTGCAGCAAAAGTAATGGTGGAGCTACTGGGAAGTTACACAGAGGACAATGCTTCCCAGGCTCGAGTTGATGCTCACAG ATGTATTGTACGAGCACTGAAGGATCCAAATACCTTTCTCTTTGATCATCTTCTTGCCTTAAAACCAGTGAAATTTTTGGAAGGGGAGCTTATTCATGAT CTTTTGACAATTTTTGTAAGTGCTAAACTAGCATCCTATGTCAAGTTTTATCAGAACAACAAAGACTTCATTGACTCCCTTG GCTTGTTGCACGAACACAATATGGCAAAAATGAGGCTACTTACTTTCATGGGAATGGCTGTAGAGAATAAAGAAATATCATTTGACACAATGCAACAGGAACTTCAGATTGGAGCTGATGATGTAGAAGCATTTGTTATTGATG CTGTAAAGACAAAGATGGTGTACTGCAAAATAGATCAGACACAGAGGAAAGTAGTTGTCAG TCACAGCACACACCGGACTTTTGGAAAGCAGCAATGGCAGCAATTGTACGACACTCTAAACACCTGGAAACAAAATCTGAATCAAGTGAAAAACAGTCTTCTCAGTCTCTCAGACacctaa